The genomic window CTGTTTTGGATTACACGATTTATCCGCTATAAGCTCACCACGCTTTCTAATCACCAAGTCTATGACAAAGAGAATGTGCTTGAAGCGATTAATCTCTTAAGTAATGATGAGATACTTTCCATTGAAGCGCTAGATTCTATCTGCAAGAGTGTGCGTAAAGCCGGAATGATAGGGATAAACACCTACTCTACCCCGCTACTTAAGCTCTACATATTTCTTACCCAAAGCAGAATCCCCGCTCTTAAGAAAATGGAGGAGATTGACGAGGAGGTTTTAAGCGATTTTTTAAGCGTGGAGACAAGCACCCTCTCAAATGCAAGTAAGAAAAATTATCGTATTGCGCTCATTGGGCTTTTTGGCTATATTGATAAGCAAAATGAGAGTGAGGGCAGCTCGTATGTGTATGACATCACGCTTAAAATTAGTGCGCTGCAGGGCAAAGCAGGAGCGAAGCTCCCTGCGTATTTGAGCCAAGATGAGCTAGAACACTTTTTGAAAGCCATTGATGAGGCGCAGCTTGGAGCAAAGGTTACAGCGCGTAATAAGCTCATTATCAAACTCATCGTCTATACCGGAATCCGCGTGAGCGAAGCACTCAATCTCCGCAGAAAAGATATTTTTCCACATCTTGACTACTATCTTGTGCAGATTCGGGGTAAGGGCAATAAGCCACGTGTGGTGATGATAAGTCAAAGCCATATCCAAAGCCTACTTGATTCGTGGCTTACGCAACGCCCAAGCTTCGCTCCTAAGCACGATTTGCTTTTTTGTAATGCAAAAGGCGAGGCACTCACGCAAAGCTATATTTATAGAAATGTGGAAAATATCCTCTTACAAGCGGGAATCCGCAAGGAAAAAAATGGAGCGCATATGCTGCGCCACTCCTTTGCCACCCTGCTCTATCAGCAAAAACACGATTTGGTGATGGTGCAAGAAGCATTGGGACATTCGGATTTAAACACAAGTAGAATCTATACGCATTTTGATAGCGAGCGACTCCGCGAAGTCGCTGAAGTAATGGATAATCTTAACAAAAAGGAGAATCATCAATGAATAGATTTATAAAATCAAATATGCAACATAATCTTGTAATCTGTCTTATTGGTATATTTGCACTTGGATTGTGGCTCTATGATAAAGTCGTATATGGCGATGTATTTCGCCTTATGCTTGTCGCACTTGGGCTTTTTTGGTTTATTCAAAAGCAATTTCAGCACTTGAAATATCTCATCATCGTGGCAATAGTAATTTTAGGCATAGCCTTTGCGTGTAAGCTACTTTTTGCTTATCTCGCTCATCATTATGGTGATATAGAGTGGTTACAAGGCATACTAGAAATTGCTAAACGCCCTATTAATGGAAAGTTTAAAGGATTCCCAAGCGGACATACCACAGCTGCTTTTACAACGTCTGCGTTGATGTGGCACTTTATGGGTAAGAAATGGGGTATATTTGCTTTTATTTTAGCTTGTTTTGTGGGATATTCGCGTATTTTGAGCTTATGGCATACGCCTTTACAAGTTTTAGCAGGAGCTATTCTTGGCTTTATAGGGAGTTTGATACTCATTTATTGTATTGATAAATATTTTAAAAAATATATTGACAAATAGCGTGAAAAAAAAATATAATTCGCACCCTATCCACATCTTATGGGGCTGATTGGCTTTCGACAGGAATGAAGAGGCTTAGGTGCATGTGAGCCGGCACGCTCTCAAACTACCACATTTTTTAAACGCAAACAACGCAAATTACGCTCCAGCTTACGCAAGAGTCGCGTAAGTTTATCGCTTTTTGGAGCCGAGCATAGTATTTCTTTCTAGCGGAAAGCTATCCTCGTCATCTTTGCTAGATGCTCTTTTGCTTTTACCTATGGCAAGGGAAAAGATTTAGGTTGCTTGTGGATTCTATCTTGGGACATTGGATAGCCACAAAAAGACTTCAATGTCTGCTAAACATGTAGATTCTTAAGAAGCTCTCATTTTTGGACTGGGGTTCGACTCCCCACAGCTCCACCATAATTTCTCTATTTTGTATTAAGATTCAAAGTTATAAAGCTTTTAATTGCTATGATGCGTTTTACAAGATAAGGCGTGGAAAAGATAAAGCACAAACCAAAGAAATAATTTAGTAAGGTTTGTGATATAGGCAAACAAGAAAGGCGCAATATTGTGTAAGAATTTAATACCTAAAATAAATAAGCCATAAAATTTCTTGGTAATATGCGCATTTGGCAGGGCATTTCACCTTGCTTTAGTGAATCTGGGCTGCTTTTCGGATTCTATATGCCTTTGAGCGACAAGCACTTGAGCAAGTTTTTGCACTTTTGCTTCCAATAAATGGTTTATGGCACACCTGGCAATCTTTTTTTGCTTTATCAAGACTTTTAAGCAATGATACGACTTCACTATGAGAAAGTGAATGCTTACAATAAGGACATTCCATAAAAACTCCTTTGTCTTTAAGAGATTGATTATTATCACAGCTACTTAAATTACATTATGATAGTAACAAAAAAATGCTACAAAAATGTAAAAAAAAATATTTTATAAAATATAACACTACATTTTATAAAATGTGATAGACTCCACGCTTCATTTTGCATATTTTATTCTAAAGGTTTTGACAATGACACATATTCGCTCTGCTTCTGTGCCTTCAGTTTTTAGTATGGCTGCGTTTTCAGGCATTATAAGTGCGGCTTTTGTAAGCATAAGTTTTGCTGATGAAAACACCCAAAATATGACTTCTGTTAAACTTTCACCAATTACTTCTCTAGCTCACCCTATTAGTAATGCTAATGTTAGTGTTGTAGATGATACTTTTATCACAAATACCCAAGCAAAAGACTTGCGTGAGGTTTTCAATAAAAGCGCAGAAATTCAAGTTGGCGGTAGCTCACAAATCGCACAAAAGCTCTATATTCGTGGCTTTGAGGATAGAATGTTTCGTATTAGGATTGATGGCATTACGCAAGGGGGGAATCTCTTTCACCACCAAGGCAATCTCCTCTTTGACCCATTCCTTGTAAAAAATATTGAAATAGAAAAGGGTTTAGCAAATGTAGAATATGGCGCGGGAGCATTAGCCGGAGGGATAAATATTACAACAAAAAATGCCTTTGATTTACTTGGTGCAAATCGTAGCTACGGGGCACATTTTACATTCGGCGGGCAAAGCAATAGAGGCATTGGCACTTCACTTGCAACCTATGGTAAGATAAAAGAAAAACTCGGGCTAGTCGCAAGTTATAGTTTTGATGATGTGCCATATTATCGTGCAGGTAATGGTGATAAAGTCCCCTCTTCTCCTGCAAAAAACCATAATGCGCTTTTTAAGCTTACATTCTTGCCAAAGGAAAATCACTCATTTAATGTGAATTATCACTTTAATAATGTCGGCGCGGTTGCTCCCTATGGCGCAAATGTGATTCTATCCCCAAATCCACAGCTTTATGATAATACCCTCTTGTCTCACTCCACGAGCGCACAATATGATTACGCGCTTGGCGAGAATTTCCACGCGCATATCAATGCCTACTATGCAAATAAGAATCTCAAGCTTTTACCGCAAGGCGCGTTACAAGCGCAAGATTCACACGAAGGTGCTATGGATTTAAATCTTGTGAATCTCGGCTCTGATGTGATTTTGAGGAATTATTTTGGCGGGGCAAAGCATTCTATAAAATATGGATTCAATTATCAGCTGATACTCACAAAGGCAAAGGATTTAGATGACCACGCACTACTTAGTAATAACACAGGGCACGAAAAAGGTGCGATTTATGGGGGCTTTATCGGTGCGAATTTTAATCTGCTAGAATCTTTAAACTTAGAGTTAGGTTCGCGCTATGATAGCTTTATATATGAAGATAAAGTTGGCAAAACGCACAATACACAAGGATTCAGTCCCTATGCCACGCTCTTTTTTGCACCCACAAATGAGTTGAGCTTCAAACTCACACAAAACTACAATACGCGCGGGGCTACGCCTATGGACGCTTCGCTGCTTGGGAATCCACATATCATTATTAAGCCTCTTAAGGCGGAGGGAATGCACAATACGGAATTTGATATAGACTATGACAATAGCCTTTTTAGCGCGCATATCGGGCTTTATCATCAGTATCTTAAAAATTTCATCAATAGCTATGCAAACGAAGGTAATCACACAGGTAGCGGGCATTCGCACGATGATAGCTTCCGTCAAAATATGGACTCACATATACGCGTTTTGGGTTATGAAGCAAATGTTGGGCTAGACTTTGACTTTTTAGATGTGCATTTAGGTATCGCGCAAAACTTCCCCACATACAATGGCAAAACAATTACCGATACCTTTGAGCTTATGGCAGTGAGCGGGAGAAGCTATTATTTCAGTGCGGGATTGCGCCCCTTTAAGAGTGTGCCACAATTTCATATCTTATGGCTTAGTCGCTTTGGCGAAGGTATAAACTATCAGGGCTATAATATGTATTATAATGGGATAGATTCAGTGAGTAAAAAGGGCTATGACACGCATAATATCTATCTTAGCTATAATGTGGGAACGCATTTAAGTCTGCGTTTGGCATTCTTAAATATTACAAATAAAACCTATGTGAATCCTTATAGTCCGCTCAAAGAGCTTTTTTCAAATGGTAATGGCAACACACCACTTTACGAATCCGGATTTAATACAAAGGCACAAATCGCACTTTCGTTTTAATCATCCTAATAAGACTATTCTACCAAGCCTTGCGTATTTAAACTTATTATAAGATAAGTATCGTTATCATTATGTGAATAAAGGATTATATTTATCCACATAACCTGATACAAAAGGCTTATATGATGAAAAGTATCTCACATACGATTCTAATCCCCACTCTCACAAGTATGACTTTCATAAATATGACATTAGCAGATGAGGACAATAGCTCAAAATCTATCAATCTCTCGCCTTTGGTTACCACAGCCCAAGCAGTCAGCCACACAAATGTAAGCGTCATTGATAGCGAGTTTATTACCAACACTCAAGCGAGAGATTTGCGCGAGGTTTTCAATAAAAGTGCAGAAATTCAAGTTGGCGGTAGCTCACAAATCGCACAAAAGCTCTATATTCGCGGCTTTGAAGATAGAATGTTTCGTGTGAGACTTGATGGTATTACACAAAGTGGGAATCTACTCCATCATCAAGGCAACCTCCTCTTTGACCCACTCCTTGTAAAAAATATTGAAATAGAAAAGGGTTTAGCAAATGTAGAATATGGCGCAGGTGCATTAGCCGGAGGGATAAATATCACTACAAAAAATGCCTTTGACTTGCTCGGTGCAAATCGCAACTATGGGGCACATTTTAATATTGGAGGACAAACAAATAAAGGTGTGGATACTTCACTTGTAACCTATGGCAAGATAAAAGAGAATCTTGGGCTAGTGGCAAGTTATAATTTTGATGATGTGCCCTATTATCGTGCAGGTGATGGAAATAAAGTCTCATCATCTCCTGCAAAGGCACACAACGCACTTTTTAAGCTCACTTTTTTGCCAAAGGAAAATCACTCATTTAATGTGAATTATCACTTTAATAATGTCAATTCTGTATCGCCCTATGCCGCAAATATCCTCACACTCGGTGCTTCACCCCAACTCTATGCAAGCAAGCTTTTCGCCCATTCTGTAAGCACGCAATATGATTATTTGCTTGATAAATCTTTTCATCTGCAATGGAATGCTTATTATTCACGTAAAAATCTCTTGCTTTCTCCCACAGGGATACGCACAAATGTTGATTACGAAGACCCAAGAGACTTGCTTTTATCAAATCTAGGCAGTGATGTTATTTTGAGGCATTATTTTGGTGAGAGGAGGCATTCCCTCAAATATGGGCTAAACTATCAGCTTATAAGCACAGAAGAGCGCAATATCACTCCTGAAAATCTCAAAAATAACAATCGGGCAAATGAAAAGACTGTAATTTATGGGGGCTTTATCGGTGCGAATTTTAATCTTTTAGAATCTTTGAGCCTAGAGCTTGGCTCACGTTATGATAGCTTTATACATACAGACAAAGTGGGTAAAACACACAATACACAAGGATTCAGTCCTTATATCTCACTGCTTTATATGCCTATAAATGAATTAAGCTTTAAGCTCACACAAAACTATAACACGCGAGGAGTTATGCCTATGGACGCCTCAATTCTTGCTGACCCTAGTGTCATCATTAAACCTCTCAAGGCAGAGGGAATGCACAATACAGAATTTGATATAGACTATGACAATAGCCTTTTTAGCGCACATATTGCGCTTTATCATCAATATCTTAAAAACTTTATTAATACTTATGTCAATAATGCAAGTAATACCGCCATTCACGGAGACGAGGGATTCTCGCGTCAAAATATGAATAGCCCTATACAGATTCTAGGCTATGAAGCAAATGTTGGGCTAGACTTTGACTTTTTAGATGTGCATTTAGGTATCGCGCAAAACTTCCCCACATACAATGGCAAAACAATTACCGATACCTTTGAGCTTATGGCAGTGAGCGGGAGAAGCTATTATTTCAGTGCGGGATTGCGCCCCTTTAGCTCTCTACCACATTTTAAGATTCTATGGCTTAGTCGCTTTGGCGAAGGTATAAATTATCGGGGCTATAATATGTATCGTGGGGAGTTAGCCTCTATCAACAAAAAGAGCTACGATGTGCATAATATCTACCTTACTTATGATGTCAAGTCGCATTTAAGTCTGCGCTTAGCATTCTTAAATATTACAAACAAAACCTATGCTAATCCCTACACTCCGCTTAATGAGCTTTATTCAATGGATTCAGGTAATACACCTCTTTATGAGCCGGGCTTTAGCACAAAAGCACAAATTGCACTTTCATTTTAAGTAAATCACAAATCTTTTGGTATAATCGCTACTTTGACTACATAATTAAAGGAGTGATTATGAATCTAAGTAAAGTATCAGTGGGTGAAAATCCAAATAAAGTCAATGTCATCATTGAAATCCCTTATGGTTCAAATATCAAATACGAAGTTGATAAAGATAGCGGTTTAGTTGTCGTAGATAGAGTGATGTATGGTGCGATGTTTTATCCTGCTAATTATGGTTTTGTCCCCAATACACTCGCAGATGATGGCGACCCTGTTGATGTTCTTGTGCTTAATCCCTACCCGCTTCAAGCCGGAAGTATGATTGCTGTGCGCCTCATCGGTGTGCTTATTATGGAAGATGAAAGCGGAATGGACGAAAAACTCCTATCCGTGCCTGTTTCAAAGATTGATCCTAGTTTTGATAAGATTCAGTCTTATGTTGATTTACCGCGTATCACTCTTGATAGAATCAAAAATTTCTTTGAAACCTACAAAACCCTAGAGCCAAACAAATGGGTGAAAGTCAAGGATTTTAAAGATAAAAATGTCGCTCAAGAGATTTTAGACAAATCAATCAAGGCATACAAGGGCTAGAATCTTGCTTGATTCTAGCAATATTTTTCTTTAAGGAGGCGTTATGTTTCAAAAGATTCTCATTGCTAATCGTGGCGAAATAGCTGTGCGTATTATCCGCGCTTGTAGGGATTTAAACATTAAAAGTGTTGCTATATATGCGAGGGCGGATAGAGATTGTTTGCACGTGAAAATGGCTGATGAAAACTATGAGATTAGCGATGACCCGCTCAAAGGCTATCTTGACGCGGATTTGATAGTCGAAGCCGCTTTGCGCTGTGAAGCTGATGCAATTCACCCCGGCTATGGATTTTTAAGCGAGAATGCCGCCTTTGCCAAAAAGGTGCAGGAAGCAGGGATTACTTGGATTGGTCCAGATTCACTCACCATTGCTAAAATGGGCGATAAAAATGCTGCAAGAGAGATTATGCAAAAAAATGGTATCCCTATTGTGCCGGGCACCGAGCCGCTGAATAAATGCTCTATGCGCGAAATAGCCAAACTCGCACAAAAAATCGGCTACCCTGTGATACTCAAGGCAAGTAGCGGTGGCGGTGGTCGTGGCATACGCGTGGTAGAAAAAGAAGAGCATTTAATGGAATCTTTTGAAGCTTGCAAACGCGAGGCTATGGCATTTTTCAAAAATGATGATGTTTTTATGGAAAAATATATTGTGAATCCGCGCCACATTGAGTTTCAAATCCTCGCTGATAATTATGGTAATGTGATACACTTGCTGGAGCGCGATTGTAGTATTCAACGCCGACATCAAAAGTTGATTGAAATCGCCCCTAGCCCATTTATTAGCGATGATTTACGCCGTAGAATGGGTGCGGCGGCAGTGGCAGCAGCGAAAGCGGCGCATTACACAAATGCTGGAACGGTGGAATTTTTGCTCGATGAAAACAATGTTTTTTATTTTATGGAGATGAATACGCGCATACAAGTTGAGCACGGCGTTACAGAGGAGATTACAGGTTATGATTTGATAGGAAGACAGATTCGTATCGCCCAAGGAGAGATTTTAGACCTCACACAGCACGATATACGCGCTCAAGGCTTTGCGATAGAGGCGAGAATCAATGCCGAAGATGTGGCAAATGACTTTGTGCCAAATCCGGGTAAAATCACCACTTACTATCCTGCCCTAGGACCTTTTGTGCGTGTGGATAGCTGTATTTATAAAGATTATGTTATTCCACCCTTTTATGATTCTATGGTAGCAAAGCTCATTGTGAAAGCTTCAAGCTATAATCTTGCAGTAAATAAACTCTCGCGAGCTTTGAATGAATTTACCATTAAAGGCGTGAAAACAACAATTCCCTTTCTCATTAATATTTGTAATGATAAAGACTTTAGGCGAGGATATTTTGATACTTCTTATATTGAAAGTAAAATTAAAGAGCTTATGCCCGAACCAGATGCGAAGCCTGAAGATGATGTAGTAAGTGTCATTGTCGCTGCTCTAAGTGCGCGATATGGGGCATAAAAGCAATGAAAAACATTTATCAAAACACGAGTTTTTTAGATAAGCGCGCGTGTGAAAAATACCACCTTACCAGCGAGATTCTTATGGAAAATGCTGCCTGCGCTTTAGAATCTCTCATTGTTTCTTTAACGCATAAGGGAAGCGTGATTACGATTTTATGCGGTGGTGGTGATAATGGCGGCGATGGTTATGCATTAGCTAGGCGTTTAAGCGGGGATTATCAAGTAAGAATCTATCAAGTAAAAGAGCCAAAGTCCCCTCTTTGCGTGCAAAACTATGAGCGAGCTACCCAATGTGAGATTAAGTTTATCAAAAAGATTTTGCCCTGTGATGTGGTGGTGGATTGTGTCGTGGGGAGTGGATTAAAAGGCACGCTAGATTCTGAAATTTGCGATGTTTTAACCACAGCACAAAAATGTGCGCGTATCAACATTGCATGTGATGTCCCAAGTGGGCTAAGTGAGCAAAATGATGGCTTTGTATTTAAGACTCATCACACGCTTTGTATGGGCGCGATTAGCCTTGCGTGTTTAAGCGATAGAGCAAAGGACATTGTAGGGGAGCTACATATCGGTAAGCTCGGGCTAAGTGCTAACCATTATCAAATTAGCTCAAATATCAAATTATTAGAAACAAGCGACCTCGCTTTGCCTCTGCGTAGGGAGAATAATACGCATAAGGGCAATTATGGATTTTTGGCAGTTTTTAGTGGGGAAAAAGTAGGCGCAAGTATCCTTAGCGCACAGAGTGCTTTAAGCTTTGGCGTGGGACTTGTGAGTCTCATTACAGATGAGGAGAGATTCATACCTCCAGAAATTATGCAAGAGCAGAATCTGCCTACAAAGGCAAGTGCTATCGCGTTGGGTATGGGGTTAGGTATAGATAAAAGTGCAAAGATTTTAGAAAATTTATGTGAAAGCCCCCTACCCTGCGTGATTGACGCGGATTGCTTTCATACACCAATGATTAAAACTTTTTTAGATAAAAGCCTCAAGCAGCGGACATTGGATTTTACGCGAGAGATTGTGCTTACCCCTCACCCCAAAGAGTTTGCTTCGTTGCTTCAAATATGCGATTTGGGTGAGTATAACCCGCAAAAAAAAGTGGATTTTATGTTAAATTTCACGCAAAAATATCCGCATACCACACTTTTACTTAAAGGGGCAAATGTCTTTATCGCGCAGGGACAGGAGCTTTATATCAATCCTCTTGGGACAAGTGCGCTTGCAAAAGGTGGAAGTGGCGATGTGTTAAGTGGTATTATAGGCTCACTCCTTGCACAGGGGCAAAATGGATTAAACAGCGCAATACAAGGCTCACTCGCGCATAGCCTAAGTGCAAAAGTGGCTTTAAAGCATAATGCCTCATACGCGCTCACCCCGCAGATTCTCATAGAATCTTTAAGACTTCTACACACTTTATAAAGGATTTTTATGGATACATTGCATATAGGTTCACATCAATTTACCTCTCGTCTCATCGTGGGCAGTGGGAAATATAAGGACTTCGCCACGACTAAAGAGGCGACTTTGGCAAGTGGTGCAGAGATGATTACCGTGGCGGTGCGGCGGGTAAATATAATGGATAACAAAAGTGAGAATCTACTCGAGACTTTTAAGGATACACAGATTCAATTCTTGCCAAACTCCGCTGGGTGCGTCAATGCTAAGGAAGCCATTACACTTTTTCGCTTGGTGCGTGAGGCGACAGGCATTAGCTTTATCAAGCTTGAAATCATCGGCGACACGCAAAAGACGCTCTACCCTGATGTGATAGAAACGCTCCAAGCCACCGAGATTCTTGCTAATGAGGGCTTTTGCGTGTTGGCTTATACAAATGATGATCCTATTATGGCAAAGAGGCTAGAAAATGCCGGAGCAAGTGCGGTTATGCCCCTTGCTGCGCCTATTGGCAGTGGGCTTGGGATTCAAAATCGCTACAATATAGGATTCATCAAAGAGGCGATTAAAGTGCCTGTGATTGTTGATGCGGGGGTAGGCTGTGCGAGTGATGCAAGTATCGCTATGGAGCTAGGAGCTGATGCGGTGCTTACAAATACCGCAATCGCTCAAGCACAGAATCCTATTCTTATGGCGGAGGCGATGAAATACGCAGTGAAAGCTGGAAGAGCAAGTTATCTCGCAGGACGCATACCTCGCAAAGCCTATGCAAGTGCAAGTTCTCCGCTTGAGGGAATGGCGCAACTTAGCTAGATTCTAAAATTGAGTTAAAAAGCACCAAAGCGGTGCAAAAAAGCTATAAGTGATATGACAAACAGCACGATAAAAACAAGAACATACAAAAAAGAAGCGTATATGAAAGATGAGATTTTTACACAAGAGCCAAATAAGCAATTTGAGTTTGATGAGCAAGTGGCGAGTGTTTTTGATGATATGCTTGAGCGTTCAATCCCGCATTACAAGGAAGTGTTAGGGCTTATCGTGGATTTTTGCGCTATGAATATGGCAGAATGTGAAACAAGACGCATTTATGATTTGGGTAGCTCCACAGGTAGCACGCTTCTAGCCCTGCACCAGACGCTTAATGCGCAGGATTCTAGCATTCATAGCCAACAAGTGCTAGAATCAAATTGGCAGCTCATCGGCATTGATAATTCTCGTGCAATGGTGGAAAAAGCAAGGCTTAAAGCCCAAGCTTATGGGGTGGAGATTAGCTTTGAGTGTGCGGATTTACTTGAGTATCAATTTGAATCTTGCGCGGCGGTGCTTGCCAATTATATTTTGCAATTTATCCGCCCAATACAACGTCAAAGCCTCCTTCAAAGGATTTATGATTCTTTGGATAAGGGCGGAGTTTTGATTGTGAGTGAGAAAATGAGCTCTCCGCATAGAATCCTTGATAAGCAGATGATTGAACGTTATTTACGCTATAAGCGTGAGCAGGGCTATACGCAAGGCGAGATTAGTAAAAAACGCGAAGCATTAGAGAATGTGCTCATTCCCTTTAGCCTTGAGGAAAATCTCACGCTTTTACGTAATGTGGGCTTTGAATACGTGGAGGTGCTGTTTAAATGGGTGAATTTTGGCACTTTGATTGCTAAAAAGTAATAAATATTTATATTTTATATGTATTTATTTTATGCAAACTAAAATTATAAAAGAAAAATAATGTAATTTATTGTAACTTATTTTAAAATTTTACTAAAAACTCTAAAAATTATTATTCAAAAAAAAAAAAAAATGCGTGATATGATAATAGTAAAAACAAAAAGGAGAAACAATGAAACAAGAAGATAATGTTTCAAAACTTACCCCACAGGAACTTGAAGAGTTAAGTAATTGGCTATGGAATAATTGCGATGATTGCGGACTAATGCTTGAAGATATGACAGATTCTTTACGATATTGCGATGAAAATCCTGCAGATTTAGACCCTAGCGAACTTGAAGATTGGCTTTTGGAAACAAGACTATTTGCACTTGATGACAATTGCCCTAAGGGAATAAAAGATTTACCAAAAACATTAGGTGCATTAAAGGGCTTACAAGCCATTGTAGCACAGAGACAATCCATTCAAAGCATTCCTAAAGAAATATGTGAAATCAAGGGTTTAGAAGTTTTGGATTTATTTGATAATGAACTCACACAAATCCCACAAGAAATTGGCAAACTAGAATCTTTAAGAGAACTTTACTTAGGTGAAAATAACAT from Helicobacter typhlonius includes these protein-coding regions:
- a CDS encoding bifunctional ADP-dependent NAD(P)H-hydrate dehydratase/NAD(P)H-hydrate epimerase — its product is MKNIYQNTSFLDKRACEKYHLTSEILMENAACALESLIVSLTHKGSVITILCGGGDNGGDGYALARRLSGDYQVRIYQVKEPKSPLCVQNYERATQCEIKFIKKILPCDVVVDCVVGSGLKGTLDSEICDVLTTAQKCARINIACDVPSGLSEQNDGFVFKTHHTLCMGAISLACLSDRAKDIVGELHIGKLGLSANHYQISSNIKLLETSDLALPLRRENNTHKGNYGFLAVFSGEKVGASILSAQSALSFGVGLVSLITDEERFIPPEIMQEQNLPTKASAIALGMGLGIDKSAKILENLCESPLPCVIDADCFHTPMIKTFLDKSLKQRTLDFTREIVLTPHPKEFASLLQICDLGEYNPQKKVDFMLNFTQKYPHTTLLLKGANVFIAQGQELYINPLGTSALAKGGSGDVLSGIIGSLLAQGQNGLNSAIQGSLAHSLSAKVALKHNASYALTPQILIESLRLLHTL
- a CDS encoding leucine-rich repeat domain-containing protein is translated as MKQEDNVSKLTPQELEELSNWLWNNCDDCGLMLEDMTDSLRYCDENPADLDPSELEDWLLETRLFALDDNCPKGIKDLPKTLGALKGLQAIVAQRQSIQSIPKEICEIKGLEVLDLFDNELTQIPQEIGKLESLRELYLGENNITSLPESIKNLQSLEILCLNDNPIKALPEWLSECKNLKCIEVDDDVEIPSCIDSTLINADYEGYSSYDYR
- the cmoA gene encoding carboxy-S-adenosyl-L-methionine synthase CmoA translates to MKDEIFTQEPNKQFEFDEQVASVFDDMLERSIPHYKEVLGLIVDFCAMNMAECETRRIYDLGSSTGSTLLALHQTLNAQDSSIHSQQVLESNWQLIGIDNSRAMVEKARLKAQAYGVEISFECADLLEYQFESCAAVLANYILQFIRPIQRQSLLQRIYDSLDKGGVLIVSEKMSSPHRILDKQMIERYLRYKREQGYTQGEISKKREALENVLIPFSLEENLTLLRNVGFEYVEVLFKWVNFGTLIAKK
- a CDS encoding thiazole synthase; amino-acid sequence: MDTLHIGSHQFTSRLIVGSGKYKDFATTKEATLASGAEMITVAVRRVNIMDNKSENLLETFKDTQIQFLPNSAGCVNAKEAITLFRLVREATGISFIKLEIIGDTQKTLYPDVIETLQATEILANEGFCVLAYTNDDPIMAKRLENAGASAVMPLAAPIGSGLGIQNRYNIGFIKEAIKVPVIVDAGVGCASDASIAMELGADAVLTNTAIAQAQNPILMAEAMKYAVKAGRASYLAGRIPRKAYASASSPLEGMAQLS